In a genomic window of Acropora muricata isolate sample 2 chromosome 2, ASM3666990v1, whole genome shotgun sequence:
- the LOC136898615 gene encoding serine palmitoyltransferase 2-like produces MLKFKMAAGSYTTRRRRADKSHKNGLSKLKHGLSALQEEKLQDFKDSFVEEFEDTPFQVAVLTYLSYFFLILFGYLRDFMRKYGLERSKAPKESGNEGFVPLYADFESFYTRNLYTRIRDCWNRPICSVPGANIEVLDRATNDYGWSFRLTGNTTKALNLGSYNYLGFAENVGPCAEAAKEAVKNYGLAGCSTRHEYGTLNLHNELETLVARFVGKPAAIAFGMGFATNSTNIPTLVNKGDLIVSDELNHSSLVLGARLSGAKIKVFKHNDMKSLENILRESVVQGQPRSHRPWRRILIIVEGIYSMEGSIVRLPEVVALKKKYKAYLFLDEAHSIGALGPNGRGVTDFFGVDPADVDIMMGTFTKSFGAAGGYIAATREIIDHIRGSSHSAAYASSMSPPVVMQIISSMKMIMGEDGTDKGQKRLRALAENSKYFRQRLKDMGFIVYGHDASPVVPLLLFMPAKIAAFGREMLKRNIAVVVVGFPATPLIESRTRFCLSAAHTREMLDKALDAIDEVGDILLLKYSREHQRK; encoded by the exons ATGCTAAAGTTCAAGATGGCAGCGGGATCGTACACAACGAGGCGTCGGCGGGCCGATAAATCGCACAAAAATGGCCTTTCTAAGCTAAAGCATGGGTTATCAGCACTTCAGGAAGAAAAGCTCCAAGATTTCAAAGATTCTTTTGTAGAGGAATTCGAAGATACACCTTTCCAAGTGGCTGTGTTGACATATTTGTCATACTTTTTTTTGATTCTGTTCGGTTACTTACGTGACTTCATGCGAAAATATGGACTAGAAAGATCAAAAGCACCTAAGGAATCTGGAAACGAG GGTTTTGTCCCACTTTATGCAGACTTTGAAAGTTTTTACACAAGAAACCTTTACACAAGAATAAGAGACTGTTGGAACAGGCCAATTTGCAGTGTGCCTGGTGCTAATATTGAAGTTCTTGATAGAGCAACCAATGATTATGGATGGTCCTTCAG GCTGACTGGAAACACTACCAAGGCCCTAAATCTGGGATCTTACAATTACCTTGGCTTCGCAGAAAATGTTGGGCCATGTGCTGAAGCTGCAAAAGAAGCAGTGAAGAACTATGGACTTGCTGGTTGCAGCACGAGGCATGAATATG GCACACTTAATCTTCACAATGAACTGGAAACACTTGTGGCTCGATTTGTTGGGAAGCCTGCAGCAATAGCCTTTGGTATGGGCTTTGCAACCAACTCTACCAACATCCCCACCCTGGTGAACAAGGGAGACTTGATAGTCAGTGATGAGCTGAATCATTCTTCTCTGGTGCTTGGTGCCCGATTGTCAGGAgcaaaaattaaagtttttaaGCATAATG ACATGAAAAGTCTTGAAAATATTCTCCGTGAATCAGTTGTGCAGGGTCAGCCTCGCAGCCACAGGCCTTGGAGAAGAATTCTTATCATTGTGGAGGGCATTTATAG TATGGAAGGCTCCATTGTAAGGCTCCCTGAAGTGGTGGCTCTCAAAAAGAAATACAAGGCGTACCTTTTCCTGGACGAGGCCCACAGTATTGGTGCATTGGGTCCTAATGGAAGGGGTGTGACAGATTTCTTTGGGGTGGACCCTGCTGATGTTGACATCATGATGGGAACTTTTACCAAGAGTTTTGGAGCAGCGGGAGGTTATATTGCTGCAACTCGG GAAATAATTGACCATATTCGAGGTAGTTCCCATAGTGCGGCATATGCATCCTCCATGTCGCCACCAGTTGTCATGCAAATTATTTCATCCATGAAAATGATCATGGGAGAAGATGGCACAGATAAAG GACAGAAAAGACTGAGGGCATTGGCAGAAAATTCAAA GTATTTTAGGCAAAGACTCAAAGACATGGGCTTCATTGTGTACGGTCATGATGCCTCGCCTGTGGTTCCGCTTCTTCTTTTTATGCCCGCCAAAATTGC TGCATTTGGTCGTGAAATGCTGAAGAGAAACATAGCTGTCGTTGTCGTTGGATTTCCAGCGACTCCTTTGATTGAGTCTCGCACAAGATTTTGTCTTTCAGCTGCACACACTCGTGAAATGCTCGATAAG GCACTTGATGCCATAGATGAAGTCGGCGATATCCTCCTGCTCAAATACTCCAGAGAACATCAAAGGAAGTAA
- the LOC136898623 gene encoding serine palmitoyltransferase 2-like isoform X2 produces the protein MQWAIPQTDNEASMVIQAMLNMRFARGRLNDLEGRTSLLNCHDLFVHDMTDMQLYKGFVPLYSDFESFYTRNMYTRVRDCFNRPIGSVPGAEIELLDRKSHDYNWTFRYPGTTTKALNLASYNYLGFAENSGPCAEAAEQAVRRYGLAACSARNEYGTLTIHQELEALVARFVGKPAAVVFGMGFATNAGNIPTLVGKGSLIISDELNHTSLILGARLSGAKIKVFKHNDMKSLEKILRESVTQGQPRTHRAWKKILILVEGVYSMEGSIVRLPEVVALKKKYKAYLFLDEAHSIGALGPNGRGVTDFFGVDPADVDIMMGTFTKSFGAAGGYIAASEKIINHIKDRSHSATYASFMSPPVVMQVISSMKIIMGEDGTDKGKKRITALAQNCKYFRTRVKQQGYIVYGHDASPVVPILLYLPSKTVAFSREMLERNIAVVIVGFPAVPLVEARARICLSASHTREMLDKAIEAIDELGDILRLRYSRRKLAMAE, from the exons ATGCAATGGGCAATACCGCAGACAGATAATGAAGCCTCAATGGTCATTCAG GCGATGTTAAATATGCGATTTGCTAGGGGTCGGCTGAATGACCTCGAAGGAAGAACTTCCTTGCTGAACTGTCATGATCTCTTTGTTCACGATATGACAGACATGCAGTTATACAAG GGTTTTGTGCCGCTCTACTCAGACTTTGAGAGCTTTTACACAAGAAATATGTACACGCGCGTACGCGATTGCTTCAACAGACCGATTGGCAGTGTACCAGGAGCAGAGATCGAGCTGTTGGACAGAAAATCACATGACTACAACTGGACTTTTAG ATACCCTGGCACTACAACCAAAGCATTGAATCTTGCTTCTTATAATTATCTTGGTTTCGCTGAGAATTCTGGACCATGTGCAGAGGCCGCTGAACAGGCGGTGCGGAGATATGGTTTGGCAGCCTGCAGCGCAAGGAATGAATACG GCACTCTTACGATCCACCAAGAACTCGAAGCCCTGGTTGCGCGGTTTGTCGGGAAACCTGCTGCTGTGGTGTTTGGAATGGGATTCGCCACAAACGCTGGCAACATCCCCACCCTGGTGGGCAAAGGATCTTTGATTATCAGTGATGAACTCAACCATACATCCCTCATTTTAGGAGCGAGACTCTCTGGTGCCaagattaaagtgtttaaaCATAACG ATATGAAGAGCTTGGAGAAAATCCTAAGGGAATCTGTCACTCAGGGTCAACCGCGGACTCACAGAGCATGGAAGAAGATTCTCATTCTAGTTGAAGGAGTTTATAG TATGGAAGGCTCCATTGTAAGGCTTCCTGAAGTGGTGGCTCTCAAAAAGAAATACAAGGCGTACCTTTTCCTGGACGAGGCCCACAGTATTGGTGCATTGGGTCCTAATGGAAGGGGTGTGACAGATTTCTTTGGGGTGGACCCTGCTGATGTTGACATCATGATGGGGACATTTACCAAGAGTTTTGGAGCAGCGGGAGGTTACATTGCCGCATCTGAG AAGATAATAAACCATATCAAAGATCGTTCCCACAGTGCAACTTACGCGTCGTTTATGTCACCCCCAGTAGTTATGCAAGTTATATCGTCGATGAAAATAATCATGGGAGAGGACGGCACCGATAAAG GAAAGAAGAGGATAACCGCATTAGCACAAAACTGCAA GTATTTCAGGACAAGAGTTAAACAACAAGGATATATTGTGTATGGCCATGACGCCTCTCCAGTGGTACCTATTCTACTTTACTTGCCATCAAAAACTGT TGCCTTCTCTCGAGAAATGTTGGAAAGAAACATTGCTGTGGTGATCGTTGGTTTTCCCGCTGTCCCCCTGGTAGAAGCTAGGGCTAGGATCTGTCTTTCGGCTTCACACACCAGAGAAATGCTTGATAAG GCTATAGAGGCCATAGATGAACTTGGAGATATTCTCAGACTTAGATATTCAAGGAGAAAACTGGCTATGGCAGAATGA
- the LOC136898623 gene encoding serine palmitoyltransferase 2-like isoform X4 has translation MQWAIPQTDNEASMVIQGFVPLYSDFESFYTRNMYTRVRDCFNRPIGSVPGAEIELLDRKSHDYNWTFRYPGTTTKALNLASYNYLGFAENSGPCAEAAEQAVRRYGLAACSARNEYGTLTIHQELEALVARFVGKPAAVVFGMGFATNAGNIPTLVGKGSLIISDELNHTSLILGARLSGAKIKVFKHNDMKSLEKILRESVTQGQPRTHRAWKKILILVEGVYSMEGSIVRLPEVVALKKKYKAYLFLDEAHSIGALGPNGRGVTDFFGVDPADVDIMMGTFTKSFGAAGGYIAASEKIINHIKDRSHSATYASFMSPPVVMQVISSMKIIMGEDGTDKGKKRITALAQNCKYFRTRVKQQGYIVYGHDASPVVPILLYLPSKTVAFSREMLERNIAVVIVGFPAVPLVEARARICLSASHTREMLDKAIEAIDELGDILRLRYSRRKLAMAE, from the exons ATGCAATGGGCAATACCGCAGACAGATAATGAAGCCTCAATGGTCATTCAG GGTTTTGTGCCGCTCTACTCAGACTTTGAGAGCTTTTACACAAGAAATATGTACACGCGCGTACGCGATTGCTTCAACAGACCGATTGGCAGTGTACCAGGAGCAGAGATCGAGCTGTTGGACAGAAAATCACATGACTACAACTGGACTTTTAG ATACCCTGGCACTACAACCAAAGCATTGAATCTTGCTTCTTATAATTATCTTGGTTTCGCTGAGAATTCTGGACCATGTGCAGAGGCCGCTGAACAGGCGGTGCGGAGATATGGTTTGGCAGCCTGCAGCGCAAGGAATGAATACG GCACTCTTACGATCCACCAAGAACTCGAAGCCCTGGTTGCGCGGTTTGTCGGGAAACCTGCTGCTGTGGTGTTTGGAATGGGATTCGCCACAAACGCTGGCAACATCCCCACCCTGGTGGGCAAAGGATCTTTGATTATCAGTGATGAACTCAACCATACATCCCTCATTTTAGGAGCGAGACTCTCTGGTGCCaagattaaagtgtttaaaCATAACG ATATGAAGAGCTTGGAGAAAATCCTAAGGGAATCTGTCACTCAGGGTCAACCGCGGACTCACAGAGCATGGAAGAAGATTCTCATTCTAGTTGAAGGAGTTTATAG TATGGAAGGCTCCATTGTAAGGCTTCCTGAAGTGGTGGCTCTCAAAAAGAAATACAAGGCGTACCTTTTCCTGGACGAGGCCCACAGTATTGGTGCATTGGGTCCTAATGGAAGGGGTGTGACAGATTTCTTTGGGGTGGACCCTGCTGATGTTGACATCATGATGGGGACATTTACCAAGAGTTTTGGAGCAGCGGGAGGTTACATTGCCGCATCTGAG AAGATAATAAACCATATCAAAGATCGTTCCCACAGTGCAACTTACGCGTCGTTTATGTCACCCCCAGTAGTTATGCAAGTTATATCGTCGATGAAAATAATCATGGGAGAGGACGGCACCGATAAAG GAAAGAAGAGGATAACCGCATTAGCACAAAACTGCAA GTATTTCAGGACAAGAGTTAAACAACAAGGATATATTGTGTATGGCCATGACGCCTCTCCAGTGGTACCTATTCTACTTTACTTGCCATCAAAAACTGT TGCCTTCTCTCGAGAAATGTTGGAAAGAAACATTGCTGTGGTGATCGTTGGTTTTCCCGCTGTCCCCCTGGTAGAAGCTAGGGCTAGGATCTGTCTTTCGGCTTCACACACCAGAGAAATGCTTGATAAG GCTATAGAGGCCATAGATGAACTTGGAGATATTCTCAGACTTAGATATTCAAGGAGAAAACTGGCTATGGCAGAATGA
- the LOC136898623 gene encoding serine palmitoyltransferase 2-like isoform X1: MYSEKRGLSLQNGFHPKTSGSKSMKENCTVKQDDEFEETPLNAAVMTYLSYFFLLIFGYLRDFMRKYGLEKSKGKEETGNKGFVPLYSDFESFYTRNMYTRVRDCFNRPIGSVPGAEIELLDRKSHDYNWTFRYPGTTTKALNLASYNYLGFAENSGPCAEAAEQAVRRYGLAACSARNEYGTLTIHQELEALVARFVGKPAAVVFGMGFATNAGNIPTLVGKGSLIISDELNHTSLILGARLSGAKIKVFKHNDMKSLEKILRESVTQGQPRTHRAWKKILILVEGVYSMEGSIVRLPEVVALKKKYKAYLFLDEAHSIGALGPNGRGVTDFFGVDPADVDIMMGTFTKSFGAAGGYIAASEKIINHIKDRSHSATYASFMSPPVVMQVISSMKIIMGEDGTDKGKKRITALAQNCKYFRTRVKQQGYIVYGHDASPVVPILLYLPSKTVAFSREMLERNIAVVIVGFPAVPLVEARARICLSASHTREMLDKAIEAIDELGDILRLRYSRRKLAMAE, from the exons ATGTACTCAGAGAAACGTGGTCTTTCTTTACAAAATGGCTTTCATCCCAAGACCAGTGGATCAAAGAGTATGAAGGAGAATTGTACGGTCAAGCAAGACGATGAATTTGAAGAAACTCCTTTGAATGCAGCTGTGATGACATACCTGTCTTACTTCTTCTTGCTTATTTTCGGATATTTACGTGATTTCATGAGGAAATACGGTTTAGAAAAATCTAAGGGAAAGGAAGAAACAGGAAATAAG GGTTTTGTGCCGCTCTACTCAGACTTTGAGAGCTTTTACACAAGAAATATGTACACGCGCGTACGCGATTGCTTCAACAGACCGATTGGCAGTGTACCAGGAGCAGAGATCGAGCTGTTGGACAGAAAATCACATGACTACAACTGGACTTTTAG ATACCCTGGCACTACAACCAAAGCATTGAATCTTGCTTCTTATAATTATCTTGGTTTCGCTGAGAATTCTGGACCATGTGCAGAGGCCGCTGAACAGGCGGTGCGGAGATATGGTTTGGCAGCCTGCAGCGCAAGGAATGAATACG GCACTCTTACGATCCACCAAGAACTCGAAGCCCTGGTTGCGCGGTTTGTCGGGAAACCTGCTGCTGTGGTGTTTGGAATGGGATTCGCCACAAACGCTGGCAACATCCCCACCCTGGTGGGCAAAGGATCTTTGATTATCAGTGATGAACTCAACCATACATCCCTCATTTTAGGAGCGAGACTCTCTGGTGCCaagattaaagtgtttaaaCATAACG ATATGAAGAGCTTGGAGAAAATCCTAAGGGAATCTGTCACTCAGGGTCAACCGCGGACTCACAGAGCATGGAAGAAGATTCTCATTCTAGTTGAAGGAGTTTATAG TATGGAAGGCTCCATTGTAAGGCTTCCTGAAGTGGTGGCTCTCAAAAAGAAATACAAGGCGTACCTTTTCCTGGACGAGGCCCACAGTATTGGTGCATTGGGTCCTAATGGAAGGGGTGTGACAGATTTCTTTGGGGTGGACCCTGCTGATGTTGACATCATGATGGGGACATTTACCAAGAGTTTTGGAGCAGCGGGAGGTTACATTGCCGCATCTGAG AAGATAATAAACCATATCAAAGATCGTTCCCACAGTGCAACTTACGCGTCGTTTATGTCACCCCCAGTAGTTATGCAAGTTATATCGTCGATGAAAATAATCATGGGAGAGGACGGCACCGATAAAG GAAAGAAGAGGATAACCGCATTAGCACAAAACTGCAA GTATTTCAGGACAAGAGTTAAACAACAAGGATATATTGTGTATGGCCATGACGCCTCTCCAGTGGTACCTATTCTACTTTACTTGCCATCAAAAACTGT TGCCTTCTCTCGAGAAATGTTGGAAAGAAACATTGCTGTGGTGATCGTTGGTTTTCCCGCTGTCCCCCTGGTAGAAGCTAGGGCTAGGATCTGTCTTTCGGCTTCACACACCAGAGAAATGCTTGATAAG GCTATAGAGGCCATAGATGAACTTGGAGATATTCTCAGACTTAGATATTCAAGGAGAAAACTGGCTATGGCAGAATGA
- the LOC136898623 gene encoding serine palmitoyltransferase 2-like isoform X3, protein MLNMRFARGRLNDLEGRTSLLNCHDLFVHDMTDMQLYKGFVPLYSDFESFYTRNMYTRVRDCFNRPIGSVPGAEIELLDRKSHDYNWTFRYPGTTTKALNLASYNYLGFAENSGPCAEAAEQAVRRYGLAACSARNEYGTLTIHQELEALVARFVGKPAAVVFGMGFATNAGNIPTLVGKGSLIISDELNHTSLILGARLSGAKIKVFKHNDMKSLEKILRESVTQGQPRTHRAWKKILILVEGVYSMEGSIVRLPEVVALKKKYKAYLFLDEAHSIGALGPNGRGVTDFFGVDPADVDIMMGTFTKSFGAAGGYIAASEKIINHIKDRSHSATYASFMSPPVVMQVISSMKIIMGEDGTDKGKKRITALAQNCKYFRTRVKQQGYIVYGHDASPVVPILLYLPSKTVAFSREMLERNIAVVIVGFPAVPLVEARARICLSASHTREMLDKAIEAIDELGDILRLRYSRRKLAMAE, encoded by the exons ATGTTAAATATGCGATTTGCTAGGGGTCGGCTGAATGACCTCGAAGGAAGAACTTCCTTGCTGAACTGTCATGATCTCTTTGTTCACGATATGACAGACATGCAGTTATACAAG GGTTTTGTGCCGCTCTACTCAGACTTTGAGAGCTTTTACACAAGAAATATGTACACGCGCGTACGCGATTGCTTCAACAGACCGATTGGCAGTGTACCAGGAGCAGAGATCGAGCTGTTGGACAGAAAATCACATGACTACAACTGGACTTTTAG ATACCCTGGCACTACAACCAAAGCATTGAATCTTGCTTCTTATAATTATCTTGGTTTCGCTGAGAATTCTGGACCATGTGCAGAGGCCGCTGAACAGGCGGTGCGGAGATATGGTTTGGCAGCCTGCAGCGCAAGGAATGAATACG GCACTCTTACGATCCACCAAGAACTCGAAGCCCTGGTTGCGCGGTTTGTCGGGAAACCTGCTGCTGTGGTGTTTGGAATGGGATTCGCCACAAACGCTGGCAACATCCCCACCCTGGTGGGCAAAGGATCTTTGATTATCAGTGATGAACTCAACCATACATCCCTCATTTTAGGAGCGAGACTCTCTGGTGCCaagattaaagtgtttaaaCATAACG ATATGAAGAGCTTGGAGAAAATCCTAAGGGAATCTGTCACTCAGGGTCAACCGCGGACTCACAGAGCATGGAAGAAGATTCTCATTCTAGTTGAAGGAGTTTATAG TATGGAAGGCTCCATTGTAAGGCTTCCTGAAGTGGTGGCTCTCAAAAAGAAATACAAGGCGTACCTTTTCCTGGACGAGGCCCACAGTATTGGTGCATTGGGTCCTAATGGAAGGGGTGTGACAGATTTCTTTGGGGTGGACCCTGCTGATGTTGACATCATGATGGGGACATTTACCAAGAGTTTTGGAGCAGCGGGAGGTTACATTGCCGCATCTGAG AAGATAATAAACCATATCAAAGATCGTTCCCACAGTGCAACTTACGCGTCGTTTATGTCACCCCCAGTAGTTATGCAAGTTATATCGTCGATGAAAATAATCATGGGAGAGGACGGCACCGATAAAG GAAAGAAGAGGATAACCGCATTAGCACAAAACTGCAA GTATTTCAGGACAAGAGTTAAACAACAAGGATATATTGTGTATGGCCATGACGCCTCTCCAGTGGTACCTATTCTACTTTACTTGCCATCAAAAACTGT TGCCTTCTCTCGAGAAATGTTGGAAAGAAACATTGCTGTGGTGATCGTTGGTTTTCCCGCTGTCCCCCTGGTAGAAGCTAGGGCTAGGATCTGTCTTTCGGCTTCACACACCAGAGAAATGCTTGATAAG GCTATAGAGGCCATAGATGAACTTGGAGATATTCTCAGACTTAGATATTCAAGGAGAAAACTGGCTATGGCAGAATGA
- the LOC136898623 gene encoding serine palmitoyltransferase 2-like isoform X5, which translates to MYTRVRDCFNRPIGSVPGAEIELLDRKSHDYNWTFRYPGTTTKALNLASYNYLGFAENSGPCAEAAEQAVRRYGLAACSARNEYGTLTIHQELEALVARFVGKPAAVVFGMGFATNAGNIPTLVGKGSLIISDELNHTSLILGARLSGAKIKVFKHNDMKSLEKILRESVTQGQPRTHRAWKKILILVEGVYSMEGSIVRLPEVVALKKKYKAYLFLDEAHSIGALGPNGRGVTDFFGVDPADVDIMMGTFTKSFGAAGGYIAASEKIINHIKDRSHSATYASFMSPPVVMQVISSMKIIMGEDGTDKGKKRITALAQNCKYFRTRVKQQGYIVYGHDASPVVPILLYLPSKTVAFSREMLERNIAVVIVGFPAVPLVEARARICLSASHTREMLDKAIEAIDELGDILRLRYSRRKLAMAE; encoded by the exons ATGTACACGCGCGTACGCGATTGCTTCAACAGACCGATTGGCAGTGTACCAGGAGCAGAGATCGAGCTGTTGGACAGAAAATCACATGACTACAACTGGACTTTTAG ATACCCTGGCACTACAACCAAAGCATTGAATCTTGCTTCTTATAATTATCTTGGTTTCGCTGAGAATTCTGGACCATGTGCAGAGGCCGCTGAACAGGCGGTGCGGAGATATGGTTTGGCAGCCTGCAGCGCAAGGAATGAATACG GCACTCTTACGATCCACCAAGAACTCGAAGCCCTGGTTGCGCGGTTTGTCGGGAAACCTGCTGCTGTGGTGTTTGGAATGGGATTCGCCACAAACGCTGGCAACATCCCCACCCTGGTGGGCAAAGGATCTTTGATTATCAGTGATGAACTCAACCATACATCCCTCATTTTAGGAGCGAGACTCTCTGGTGCCaagattaaagtgtttaaaCATAACG ATATGAAGAGCTTGGAGAAAATCCTAAGGGAATCTGTCACTCAGGGTCAACCGCGGACTCACAGAGCATGGAAGAAGATTCTCATTCTAGTTGAAGGAGTTTATAG TATGGAAGGCTCCATTGTAAGGCTTCCTGAAGTGGTGGCTCTCAAAAAGAAATACAAGGCGTACCTTTTCCTGGACGAGGCCCACAGTATTGGTGCATTGGGTCCTAATGGAAGGGGTGTGACAGATTTCTTTGGGGTGGACCCTGCTGATGTTGACATCATGATGGGGACATTTACCAAGAGTTTTGGAGCAGCGGGAGGTTACATTGCCGCATCTGAG AAGATAATAAACCATATCAAAGATCGTTCCCACAGTGCAACTTACGCGTCGTTTATGTCACCCCCAGTAGTTATGCAAGTTATATCGTCGATGAAAATAATCATGGGAGAGGACGGCACCGATAAAG GAAAGAAGAGGATAACCGCATTAGCACAAAACTGCAA GTATTTCAGGACAAGAGTTAAACAACAAGGATATATTGTGTATGGCCATGACGCCTCTCCAGTGGTACCTATTCTACTTTACTTGCCATCAAAAACTGT TGCCTTCTCTCGAGAAATGTTGGAAAGAAACATTGCTGTGGTGATCGTTGGTTTTCCCGCTGTCCCCCTGGTAGAAGCTAGGGCTAGGATCTGTCTTTCGGCTTCACACACCAGAGAAATGCTTGATAAG GCTATAGAGGCCATAGATGAACTTGGAGATATTCTCAGACTTAGATATTCAAGGAGAAAACTGGCTATGGCAGAATGA
- the LOC136898652 gene encoding uncharacterized protein — protein sequence MKTLIFSASIALSVIALVLGHGRLIDPPSRNSAWRYGFPTERQDTDNELNCGGFSVQWDTNKGKCGVCGDPYHFKAGKALYTHPGKFAKKVLTRIYTEGQEIEVLVDVTSNHQGTFTFRVGDIGKPPITQQKLIHVLRQPNGEKKFVINSKRNEVFKIRLKLPDGLTCDHCVMQWWWRVANNWGCDKPGDCGMGKGEQETFVNCADIRITKSDGSVPTKRPTKAPPRTTRQRPTERPTKPLPTNAPNPGGCKAVGHYKGNKGMDDWCVRNCAIGYCPARFCKCP from the coding sequence ATGAAGACGCTAATTTTTAGCGCTTCAATTGCATTGAGTGTTATCGCTCTTGTTTTGGGACACGGCCGCCTTATAGACCCTCCTAGCCGAAACTCTGCATGGCGGTACGGTTTTCCGACGGAGCGGCAAGATACTGACAATGAACTGAACTGCGGTGGCTTCAGCGTGCAATGGGacacaaacaaaggaaaatgtggGGTGTGTGGTGACCCGTACCATTTTAAAGCAGGCAAAGCTCTGTACACCCACCCCGGAAAGTTTGCAAAGAAAGTCCTTACGAGGATCTACACCGAGGGCCAAGAAATCGAAGTTCTAGTTGATGTTACGTCCAATCACCAGGGAACCTTCACTTTTAGAGTGGGCGATATCGGTAAGCCTCCTATCACACAACAGAAATTGATTCACGTCCTGAGGCAACCAAACGGAGAGAAGAAGTTTGTAATCAACTCCAAACGCAATGAGGTTTTCAagatcaggctcaaactaccaGACGGTTTGACGTGCGATCACTGTGTAATGCAATGGTGGTGGCGTGTAGCTAACAACTGGGGCTGCGATAAACCTGGTGATTGCGGAATGGGAAAAGGAGAGCAAGAGACTTTTGTCAACTGCGCTGACATCCGCATCACAAAAAGTGATGGAAGTGTCCCCACAAAACGCCCTACTAAAGCTCCTCCCCGTACCACCCGGCAGCGCCCCACGGAAAGACCCACCAAGCCCCTCCCCACTAATGCCCCTAACCCTGGAGGATGCAAAGCTGTGGGGCACTACAAGGGGAACAAAGGCATGGACGACTGGTGCGTACGAAACTGCGCTATAGGCTACTGTCCTGCAAGATTTTGTAAGTGCCCCTAG
- the LOC136900378 gene encoding uncharacterized protein, whose product MKRMINWKETLRFLVGVNAIALILGHGMMINPHSRNSAWRDFKDRPKQYTDNQLNCGGFSVQWNRNKGKCGVCGDAYDAKNPQYVYPGKFAKDKFITKTYRRGETITVTIKITSNHQGFFTFRLGRLMRQPITQDQLNYVLMQPDGSSTWPLKTSTNGKFNIPLVLPKGLTCDHCVLQWWWTVGNNWGCDANGDCGVGKGKKQETFVNCADISITDKGQPVPTTRVPSTDIHLTQETSTRLPRPKPSTKLPRPRPTSQAPSGKCHATGAYKNRPNMDQWCALNCERGYCPANICKCN is encoded by the coding sequence atgAAGAGAATGATCAACTGGAAAGAAACGCTTCGTTTTCTTGTCGGTGTGAATGCCATTGCCTTGATTCTCGGTCATGGTATGATGATTAATCCCCATAGTAGAAACAGCGCCTGGCGGGACTTCAAAGATCGCCCGAAACAGTACACAGATAATCAGCTGAACTGTGGAGGCTTCAGTGTACAATGGAACAGGAATAAGGGTAAATGCGGAGTGTGCGGTGATGCATACGATGCCAAAAATCCTCAGTATGTCTACCCTGGCAAATTCGCTAAAGATAAATTCATCACCAAGACGTACAGAAGAGGCGAGACCATCACGGTTACGATCAaaatcacttcaaatcatcaagGATTCTTCACTTTTCGCCTGGGAAGATTAATGCGCCAACCCATCACTCAAGACCAACTAAACTATGTACTTATGCAGCCGGATGGTTCCAGTACTTGGCCGCTGAAGACCTCCACGAACGGGAAATTTAACATCCCCCTTGTCCTTCCTAAGGGCCTGACATGTGACCACTGCGTGTTGCAATGGTGGTGGACTGTTGGAAATAACTGGGGTTGCGATGCCAACGGTGACTGCGGCGTAGGGAAGGGAAAGAAACAGGAAACCTTCGTGAATTGCGCAGATATCAGTATCACGGACAAAGGACAACCAGTGCCAACTACAAGGGTCCCGAGTACTGACATCCACCTCACACAGGAAACCTCTACGCGTCTACCTCGTCCCAAGCCTTCCACTAAATTACCAAGGCCTCGCCCTACAAGTCAGGCTCCCTCTGGAAAGTGCCACGCCACTGGGGCATATAAGAATCGTCCCAATATGGATCAGTGGTGTGCTTTAAATTGCGAACGCGGATATTGCCCCGCAAATATTTGCAAGTGCAATTAG